DNA sequence from the Cucurbita pepo subsp. pepo cultivar mu-cu-16 chromosome LG06, ASM280686v2, whole genome shotgun sequence genome:
ATCGAAACGAGTATTACCTCCCGTTCGTTGCACATGGGAATTTGAACAAGAACCATTGGATACTTGTATCCACCTCCCTCCACATCATCCGACCTGAAGGGATCCCCTTCAATCTTGGGTTCAATTCTCTTGTACTTTATCCATAGGCAACCAAAACAAAGGATCATACGATCCACCGATTGGATAAGGAACAGAACGATGCAAAATTTAGAGAGTGTTTGAATGAGAGGAGCAATGTACTCTGCTCTACAAGTTAACCAAGCAACATAGAGTGAATGAAGCAATCCTTGCAACTCAGAAGCCTGAGGAATATGCAGATTAGAATGCTGAAAATAATGCCAGCCTTTGAAATAAGCAAGCATTTCAAAAGCAAGAATCCCAATGGAAGTTACTAAGAAAACTCTAATAACTCCAAACAGTAACCTCCCTCTTCCCAGCTTCCCGCCTTCAATGGCGATTCCTTGCCGGTAGATCAGCCTCTTCTTGATTGTTCCCAACAATGTCCAGAGAACTGTAACAAGCCAAGCTATGCAACCGACGGCTCGATTGGCCTTTAGAAGAAGAATCCACGTGACCTGCTTGGTATTTTTGCCTCTACTTTTCTCCACCGGCCGGAATGCGGCGTCGGGACCGTCGATCTCCACGACGGAGAAGTTAGGCTTCTCCATCGTCACAACAACCGGAGTTCCTTTTTGAGgatctttctcttttccccACCGACACAGAAACCCCAATCTAGGAGCCATCCCCTAAACGATCTAAAGCAAAACAAACGAATCCAAATCTCCAAGacgagaaaaacaaaaacaaaaaacaaaaatcacagAAGCTCCTAGCAAAACCTCATTTCGAAGCCAACAAAACGTTCAATCGATGATCATTCCATCAATGTAGCAGAGAATAAGAAGAGAGAGTGAGAGGCTGATTTGTAATGAATTGAACGCTCTAAAATCCAACGTGGGGGAAGAAACCACATTATGAGGAAAGGTATCAGCAGCTTCATGTGGGGTATTGGTCACGTAATAGCCTTTTTTAACAGCTCAAGAACTTTGATATCACAGTGAAATGGCGATGAAGCGTATGGATTAACTAAGCGAAACAgtggagaagatgaagaaaatttgaCCAAATGAAGACGAAATATATTGACCTACTTGGATTCTTGAATTGGAAGGCGAAAAACATGGATCTTCTCCTTTGATTTACAGAACGTGAAGAACCCGACTGTCAAAATCAGGTCTCACCTGTTTATCCAACGTCCAGACGGATTCGATCATGGCGCCGGTtcagatttctctctcttccaccGCATTTCTTTAATCACACTGAAAGATCTCACCATAATTGGAGATGGAAAATAAGTGTTCTTTGTACCTATATAAACTTCTTTCTAAAAGCAGCTATTAGCAGTGAGCTTAGGTTATTACCAGTTGTATTAGAATTAGATATTGGATAGTGTGTCAGCAAAGATGCTAGCTTCCatagagtggattgtgagttcTCACGTCGACtgtagaggagaacgaaacattcgttataatgcgtggaaacctttctaTAATAGAGACATTTTAAACAGATGGTAATAAGTAACTAGTCAATGCtgacaatatttgctgaaTCATTCTTAAAAAGggtctccctaatagatgcattttaaaatcgtggaACGGACGACGATATCCACCGAGGTGCTTTCATTTTCCAACGCTCGGATTTTACTtcttaaatttgagaaaattgtttatttagcttcttaattttttattactataGCTTAATGAAAATGAGGGGAGGCattcctttattattatttttattattttttaaataaaaaattttatatttggtttTTACCGTACAGAATCTTAAAGAATATTCgttcatttttgtaaataaatgctaaagtatgaaaataatttttgagtTTAAGTCGTTATCCAAAAAATGActataagaattaaattttcaattatttatttatttatttaaatttttttaaacaaaaatttattcaaatttgtgtattttaaaaaaaaataatactcaaactaaattttaaatttttaaaagataaaacattaattaccTTAAATGTTTACcatcaaattagaaaaatatgtaatattttatataaataccTTTTAACTCGTATCGATctcaactaacgtgggatctcacaatccaccctatTAGGAtctagcgttctcgctggcactcggtGTCTGCCTCTAATACCCTATCTGTAACCGTCAAAATCTACCTCTAATAGATATTGTATGTGTTGGCCtattatgtatcgccgtcaatcTCACCATTTTAATACATgtttggtagggagaagtttccacacttttataataCTTCATTCCAATCTCCACCAAGatatcataatccaccccattAGGGGCCCAATGTACTCGTTGGCATAACGCTTGGCgtatgactctaataccactgtaacagtcaaagtctacttctagtagatattgtccgctttatcTTGTTACGTACCATTATCAGTTTCATGATtataaaacgcatctattagaaagagattttcacacccttagtTTTGTTGTCCTCTCCAATTAACGTGAAAATCtcacaatatttttaattaacgtGGATTATATTTTAAGCATCTTAtaaggtaaataaaaaaaaaaaaaaaataaaaaaatttatggttaaaGTATGAAGGTATGTGTATTATGGGTGTGGTTGAGTAATATTGTCCATATTTTTGTAGGTATTTGAGGAGATCTGTACTTCCACAACATGTGATGAGAAACATCCCACATAGGGTTGGAGGGTACACTCTCACCCAACTCTTAGCTGGACAACTAGGtgatactatttttttttaatattgtaatGGGTCTCGTTTAAAAAACAGAAACtgaaacaaaatgattatCGAGTCAAACTCAAAATCTTTACTTGAGCTATACGAACCGTGCAAATTCTCTCTCAGGAAACGAATGAAGCTATTCTAAATGACTGGTAACTagtgtttataaacccatgatcattccctaaattagtcgatgtgggacttccatcatccaacacctcccctcgaacaaagtgcgcctccccttaatcgaggctcgactcctttggagtcttaggagtcttgcgcctccccttaatcgaggctcgactcctaaGGAGTCTtaggagtcttagtcatttttacTGTTTATGACTGTCTTCGAGGAGGGGcggctccttttctttaggaGTTCTTTGTAAGGAGTCTtaggagtcttagtcatttttacTGTATATGACTATCTTCAAGGAGGGGcggctccttttctttaggaGTTCTTTGTAAGGAGTCTtaggagtcttagtcatttttacTGTTTATGACTGTCTTCGAGGAGGGGCGGCTCATTTTCTTTAGGAATTCTTTGTAAGGAGTCTtaggagtcttagtcatttttacTGTTTATGACTGTCTTCGAGGAGGGGcggctccttttctttaggagttctttgttcgatatttgaggatttaccaatgcctccccttaatcgaggcaaAGGAGTCTtaggagtcttagtcatttttacTGTTTATGACTGTCTTCGAGGAGGGGcggctccttttctttaggaGTTCGGAGGGGCGgttccttttctttaggagttcttttgtgatgtcccacattggttggtgtggaaaccttccccgaGGAGGGGcggctccttttctttaggagttcttttgtgatgtcccacattggttggtgtggaaaccttcccctagcagacgcgttttaaagccttgaggggaagcccgaaagggaaagcccaaagaagacaatatctgctagcagtggatctgggtcgttacatctttgttcgatattctctgataccatgttagacgaacacgactctccacaatggtatgatattgtccactttgagtataagctctcatggctttgcttggGGAAGTCACTTATAaccccatgatcattccctaaattagtcgatctgggacttccatcatccaacaaaatgAAGCTACTTTTTACATTAATTACAGTATCAAAACATCAATAGCTTGTAACAACgggtttgaaaatatttaattattatatataaaataacacgctattatatatcaaatatGTAATTTGAAAGATGTTATATTAGagaagttttttctttttttgttagtataattccaaaaaatttaaaaacttataatcgttgaatgaattaatttaaataattcatgagTTGTTATTATTGAACTTCCGTATCCTATCAAATCAcgaatttaagaaaatgatgtactcgaaaaataaaaattttttttttttttttttttttaggtttataAATGATAGATAAGTCTGTTCACGTGAAGAAGGACGTCGCAAGTTTCTTTCACGTGTTTTTTCcgtgaataaaaaatatattattcaaattttaaaagtttggacatacattttttaaataaaatataaaaattttatgaatattttattaatttaaccaaagGATAGGGccaaaaaagtaatttaatttaattattattattattattttttgaactcTATAATTTCTTAGCTAATAAAGCTTTTAAATACGACAGCGTTTTCCGGTGGTGATTATTAATTACAGAACAGGACTAGACGATATATCTACCCAAAGGAGAGtttaatatggaaaatagtttaataatttctGTTGTTTAGGCATTTATGGGTAAATAATTATAGCTAGAGGTCTCAGGTCTAAGAGATGGTGGGGGCAATATCGggttaataaaagaaatgacGCACGTGACAGCGAAATAACAAATGCAAATAGTACACACACAGCACGTGCCTTTTAAGACTTAATGTAGGCGATCGATCGATCGATCGATCGTCCCCAACATCGCCACATGATTCCCATCTCACAAGTTTCATCCAAAACGAGTGGCTTTGTTGCCATCGTTTAGGGCACTCCTAAAGATCTTTGCACGGAGTGAGTCCTGTTAGAATTGGtcaatccattagaatagcttgaagttagtcatgccataagaataggcttacttcgttagtttcctatgaaatcggatctattagttaatcttttgccaatataaatagaatatgtcctcaatagtgtgaggcacagttttgcataaacttgATAAGTCCCACTCGATTACGCTCgtattatttattaagttaaattaataaaaatatctttaaattttttacttagtaaaaaatatcatttaatatgGGATGAAAacagttaatattttatttcaaaaatatatttgaacttttaaaatagtttattaatttattttaaaatttttaaaaaacacccatattttatttttaaaacttaaaaaatatttttatcaattttaaaataatattaaaacattCATAGATAATTTACGAACGGTTAAAAGACGATTTTCGTTTATATATTGACggtaatatatttttaaattttttttttgtcaattaagctgaaaaattatatatcgGGACACGACTAAGATAATAagttaatctaaaaaaaatgtagaaaaaagaaaatcgacagtttatttaaatttaaataatgtaatGATTCTTGCCTTGAGCGATTAAAAAGAACACGGCGAGGAATTGGAAAACTTTTACCCATAAGACTGTCCCAAGGGAACCTTAAGATATAAAAATCTTGGACATAATAATATGGTGATTCTTGCCTTGGAgcgattaaaaaaaaacacggcGAGGAATTGGAAAACTTTTACCTATAAGACTGTCTGAAGGGCAATGGGTTTGGAATCTCAGCCGACAGGATTTCACTTTGGCAGTTGAAAGTGAAACATAGAGCCTCCTAATTTCAAGTTCTGTCTAAAGGgttgaatataaattttatgcttatttttatttagtattttatttttcagattttacattttttaaactaaatatttaattttttagtaaatttttaaaaataaaaaattgtaaataaatgaGTTACCAATTGGGGtctaaatgtttaaatttgtgtatctttaataattgaatatcattaatttttcattttgtctataaattttaaatttatgacgtattttaaaattttataataattgatCTATTAGATATGAAATCATATCATTTGAatccataaactttcaaaactgCGTTTGGTAGACtgtgaattttttatttctaatttaatgtGTCGTcgatatatttgatttttttttaaataactttgACTACCCTATATAAAACTGGCTCTTATGCCTTAAATAACTCTTCACttataattttgtgtttaataaatcaataaattttagaagataatgaattaaaaattataaactcgTTAATACAAAATTGACAAAATTAATTGTAACTCGAGTAATCTGCtaaatacttttgaaattttaaagatcagatagattttgaaaattagcgACTAAATTTGTAACGTACAGTAAATAATTGTCGGTGagatatatgatatttttgtactctttgtttataagaagtaaaagaaatatgatCAGACACAAACAGCTCTACACGAAACTCCTCAGTTTTGGTAACAAATATTAggtgaaaatatatattttgcatCATATCTCTCaccatatttctttttaattaaagttatGGACCCAAGCAGCATGTGATGATGGATACCCTTAAAATCTTTCATaattaacattatttatttcatttttgtctATATATCCGTAAAAATTGATCAATAGCTGATCCGAGCACAACTTAATAGATAAAGATACCAGTTCATAactcaaaaaaagaaaatatctacCAATATCCGTTCATATCACGAACCTGATTCTCTTGTTTATGGGTTCctacctttttctttcattcatatttGTCGACTTTTACacatttctaattatttatttatttatttttgtaaaaaatggTAATACATGCACATGTTATGCTTATGAACTTAGATACAAATGTGTGATAACGAAGACAAGGAAATGTCACATTGAATCTGCTTTTGCCAAACAAGACATGCCTTTGAGTTCTATCAAGTACAGATTTAAGGAGAAATTCCACAAATAATGGAGTGAGCCAACTGTTGTAGGACGAAATTCACTATCCAATTTACCAGAGGAATCAATCTTAAAGAAACAAATCTAGTTTCATATCGTCGTCTTATCCGCTTAGAAAACGATTCTTAAGATCAAAACTAAATACACAATTCAACGGGTCGAGTCCGATGGCTAATGACCTAAGCATGGTGAATAAATTCAGCAAAACTTAGAAGTAAACAGAAAAAAGTTGGTATCTTACATGTTTCAAACTATGGGGTCACTCCTAGTAATAAATTGATCCGtttcttttcactttgttGTGGCCCTTGCACTCATAGAAGTGTGGTAATTGGTACTTCTTTGCTTCCTGTAAGAAGTataaacatcatcatattgacTATCCTCGTTTGGATTGGCCGATGCTCCGAGTCCTAACCTTCCTGAGCCTTTTCGATCTACGCTTCCATCAGCATAAGCACCCGTCTCTGGGTCAACCTGAAGGTtgggaggaggaggaatgCAAGCTCCACCCTTACGCACGGGCGGTTCTCTATCGTACTCATAATCGTCATCTTTGGAATCAGAACTCATGGGTCCTTCTGAGGGATTAACCTCACCAATCTCTTTAAAGAACTTAGACACTCTCTCAAGAACTTCAGAGGGAGATATATTGGATGGAGGAATCATAGTTGGGATATCCAAAGGGCTCATGGGAGAATATGGGACTCCACTTCCAATCTGCATTTTTCTCACCATTCCAGGGATAAGACCAGGTGGGAACAAAGGATATGGTGGCAATTTTTCACCCACAGCAGCAGGCTGTGGTGGCATTAATTGGGCATTGGGCTGTTGGATTGGTGGTTGTACAGAAGTTGGCAAGGGAATGGAGCTTACAAAAGCAGCAGTGGGTATTGCACTTGGTAGAAATTGCTGTGGCGTCACGGATCTTGGCAGCGTTTGGCCTGCGGGAACAGTCTTATCGGGGTGCTCTTGATCGGGAAAACTTGGAATGGCACCTTGCCTGTCAGATTGCCACTGGTGCACGGTAAGGTTATTTGTATGCGACGTCAATCCTGCGTGGCACCAAGAAGAAGTTTAACAAAGATTATAGCCATGTTACCTGAAAACATCATTATCTTACAATAGTACTCTGCAAATGCACAGAGAAAATAAGAGACAAAAATGCGAGAGAGGCCCACCGGCAGCTGAATCTACTGAAGCTGGTGTCTCTTTTGGATGCCCCGGCAAAGCTTTTGTTGGTATCCCATTAATCATTTCACCCTCGAGTGTGTTAATAGTATTCTGATCATAAATCTCCTTGGACGCCCAGAACTGTACCAACTTCTGTAATTTCAACTGGCTTTCCTCCTTCATTTGAGGGTTGTGATATACTCTTGCAAGCATGGAACCTAAAACTGGTTCGAATGCTAGAGCTTCATTATCAAGGTCCTTTGCGTTGATTCTTCGCATCATGCtgcaaaatttggaagaaaatttaatgGGGAAAAAACTCACCCTTCGAATAATTATGTTGTAGTACTGCTATCAGATTAGTTTGTCAACACGAATGATGATTTATTGAATAGAACTTCTATCAGAACAAAAAAACCATCAACTGAATGTGATCAGGAAACGAAGGAATTAACTTGAATACAATCAATGCACTTCATTAATATTGACGCACTCATTCAAGAACCATTAAAGTAGAACATAGAACAATGTGATTCTATTTAAGGAGCAAGAAAGGAGAGAACATCCCTCACTAAAGGAGCAGTTACTTTGCAAAAgttctaagaaaataaagaaagatgTACATGGTATTCAACAACAATCATGAACTGCAGCATGCTAAATGCACTAACCCAAGAAAttgtaaatttgaaataacaaTAACGAAAGCAATCATATGGTAGCGTACCTCTCAAAAAGAATGTCATTGACAAGGTATATTATATGAAGTTGCTTCTCAGAATCATCTATGTTAAATACCATGTCTCTAAGTGCCTCGGCCATGGCNaaaaaaaaaaaaaaaaaaaaaaagagataaaatgACATGGCCCTAAAACCCTAATGGAGTGGCGCGAGAGCGGCTGCTTGACTTAATCCCAAAAACCCCATTTTTGGCGCCTCNTGGCTGGAGCAAAAGGAGACCGCTGCATGAACCAAGTTTTAGCTCCTTTAATTGATTCTTTAGCACCAGTGAGATTACTAAGCACATTGTTGAGCTCCAAAGCAACATCAGAAGGAAGAGGTCCAGAAAGCCCtttaaaagattttgaagATTGATCGTAATCCGACCGACCAGGAACTCCAAAAGCCTGTTGATGGTGCTGCTGCTGCTCGTagaaagaagcaaaagaaGTTTGATGCATTTGAGGACCCCCAATTATTGATGCAGAAGCATTCAATGGAGGAGCATTAAGGGGAGATGGACTTGTCATAGGATTTGGATGAGGGTGCAACATGGGCATGGATGAAGATGGAAAGGGAGGGTTGAAGGGTCCTCCAAGGTGGGGGCGAGTCATTAGCCAAAGCTTATAACGGTAGTAACCGTGCCCCTCCCCACCAAAGAGAAAGCCATATGCTGGGTTGTCCTGTTGCTTTTCACGTATCATGGATTCAAATTCAGGGCCATTCTTTATGATATACTCCACAAGTTTGTCTATCCGTTTTTGGAGCTCAGGGTCTGAAGGAGGTGGAACTGGTGGAGGAGCAGAATCATAGGGACCATGGAAAGGTGAATGACCCATGGGAGGGGGTAAATGCGGAGCAAAAGCTGGTGGTGGCTGCTGctgttgaagatgaagaaggtgGGGGTGGGGTGGATGATGCGGGTGGGGCTgtggctgctgctgctgctgcataGGGTGGTGATAAGGGAACTGTTGCATAGCAGGATGCGGCGGTAGGAAAGGAGGACCCGGAACAGATGGAGGAAATTGTTGATGTTGGCCATGAAATCCAAATGGCTGCTGCTGTTGCAGATTAGTTGCCTGTCTCTGCTGTTGGGCATAAGCCATAGCAGAAGCAGCTGCATAATCTTGAGACTGCCGATCCATTAGCTATCGATAATTCTATATCAGTTATCAGCTGGATAACAATCTCCACAAAATCTTCACTCTGCAGGCACAAATTTCGCAAAGAAACAAATCCTTAATCATCCTCCAAGCAATCAAAAGCTATAATTTCGCAAAGAAACAGATCATTAATCATCCTCCAAACAATCAAAAGCTACAATTTCCTCCCATCCCCATTTCTTATCATCAAACAACTCCAAATTGAAAGTAAGTATTAACAAACTACATTTGACTTACTCCTGAGAGTTCAAAAGTAAAATCCTAAAAAACAAGCATACACAAACCGCTTAGCTTGCAGTACTTTCGCACATCATTTACAGAACATTGCGAACAAAAATCCTATAATTTCTCTGTATCTTTTTCATCAAAATCTCAGCTACATAACGGAAATTCGTCCataacagaaaaagaaaaaaagaaaaattgctTAGTGCCAGAACATATCTACACTAACCAGCGTCGTCTTTCACACAAGCCTCCAAGCTGCTTCGCACTCTCTCTTCGTTCTTGCAATTCCACGACGACTCCGACGAGCTCGGCGCCGGTCGCCGCTGTAATTTCCGGTCTTCGAAATGGATCCTTAGGGCTTCAAGCGAACCTGCGATAAACGCATCCGCCCCGGTCCCGACTCTGAAATCGAACTAGGGAATTGatgcattattttctttatttttctatttactgtttgttattttaatttaattaaacttctatgatttctttattaatttattttagattttatccaaataaatatgtgccctttaataattaatttgtttcttaCAATTgcactttttaataaatatttaaaatggttagtcaaattttaaaaaattaatttgaatattaaaaaaaaaaatgcagaatatgtaaaatattattaaaataaccatatattaattgaattatatttatgttaattttgaaattttgtttagtaataaattttcgggataaaaaaaaaaaaaaaaaaaagagataaaatgACATGGCCCTAAAACCCTAATGGAGTGGCGCGAGAGCGGCTGCTTGACTTAATCCCAAAAACCCCATTTTTGGCGCCTCGGTTGTTTCTGAAACTTCctttgctctctctctctctctctctgtacTTGGAGGTGAGAGCGTAACCGAGAGAAGCTTGGAAGCGAGCGTGCTCGCCATTTGATTCTGCT
Encoded proteins:
- the LOC111797721 gene encoding calcium homeostasis endoplasmic reticulum protein isoform X1 — protein: MDRQSQDYAAASAMAYAQQQRQATNLQQQQPFGFHGQHQQFPPSVPGPPFLPPHPAMQQFPYHHPMQQQQQPQPHPHHPPHPHLLHLQQQQPPPAFAPHLPPPMGHSPFHGPYDSAPPPVPPPSDPELQKRIDKLVEYIIKNGPEFESMIREKQQDNPAYGFLFGGEGHGYYRYKLWLMTRPHLGGPFNPPFPSSSMPMLHPHPNPMTSPSPLNAPPLNASASIIGGPQMHQTSFASFYEQQQHHQQAFGVPGRSDYDQSSKSFKGLSGPLPSDVALELNNVLSNLTGAKESIKGAKTWFMQRSPFAPAMAEALRDMVFNIDDSEKQLHIIYLVNDILFESMMRRINAKDLDNEALAFEPVLGSMLARVYHNPQMKEESQLKLQKLVQFWASKEIYDQNTINTLEGEMINGIPTKALPGHPKETPASVDSAAGLTSHTNNLTVHQWQSDRQGAIPSFPDQEHPDKTVPAGQTLPRSVTPQQFLPSAIPTAAFVSSIPLPTSVQPPIQQPNAQLMPPQPAAVGEKLPPYPLFPPGLIPGMVRKMQIGSGVPYSPMSPLDIPTMIPPSNISPSEVLERVSKFFKEIGEVNPSEGPMSSDSKDDDYEYDREPPVRKGGACIPPPPNLQVDPETGAYADGSVDRKGSGRLGLGASANPNEDSQYDDVYTSYRKQRSTNYHTSMSARATTK
- the LOC111797721 gene encoding calcium homeostasis endoplasmic reticulum protein isoform X2: MDRQSQDYAAASAMAYAQQQRQATNLQQQQPFGFHGQHQQFPPSVPGPPFLPPHPAMQQFPYHHPMQQQQQPQPHPHHPPHPHLLHLQQQQPPPAFAPHLPPPMGHSPFHGPYDSAPPPVPPPSDPELQKRIDKLVEYIIKNGPEFESMIREKQQDNPAYGFLFGGEGHGYYRYKLWLMTRPHLGGPFNPPFPSSSMPMLHPHPNPMTSPSPLNAPPLNASASIIGGPQMHQTSFASFYEQQQHHQQAFGVPGRSDYDQSSKSFKGLSGPLPSDVALELNNVLSNLTGAKESIKGAKTWFMQRSPFAPAMAEALRDMVFNIDDSEKQLHIIYLVNDILFESMMRRINAKDLDNEALAFEPVLGSMLARVYHNPQMKEESQLKLQKLVQFWASKEIYDQNTINTLEGEMINGIPTKALPGHPKETPASVDSAAGLTSHTNNLTVHQWQSDRQGAIPSFPDQEHPDKTVPAGQTLPRSVTPQQFLPSAIPTAAFVSSIPLPTSVQPPIQQPNAQLMPPQPAAVGEKLPPYPLFPPGLIPGMVRKMQIGSGVPYSPMSPLDIPTMIPPSNISPSEVLERVSKFFKEIGEVNPSEGPMSSDSKDDDYEYDREPPVRKGGACIPPPPNLQVDPETGAYADGSVDRKGSGRLGLGASANPNEDSQYDDVYTSYRKQRSTNYHTSMSARATTK